A stretch of Telopea speciosissima isolate NSW1024214 ecotype Mountain lineage chromosome 11, Tspe_v1, whole genome shotgun sequence DNA encodes these proteins:
- the LOC122646849 gene encoding zinc-finger homeodomain protein 11-like produces MRMEEDGPNELYKECMKNHAASLGSYATDGCGEFTPDGDTPGGLQCEACGCHRNFHRKVRVLTGTGRAGNSSNRGGDDLEMELIQYGSGGGGGGGVGGGHPEVVTPVELLELERGVKKRARTKFTAEQKEKMLGFAEKLGWRIQRDQDAEIERFCKMTGVPRQVFKVWMHNHKNSSSSSSASTATTGNASSTLTQ; encoded by the coding sequence ATGAGAATGGAGGAAGATGGCCCAAATGAGCTCTACAAGGAGTGTATGAAAAACCATGCTGCCAGCCTAGGAAGCTACGCTACCGATGGTTGTGGCGAATTCACACCCGACGGTGACACACCTGGTGGACTACAATGCGAAGCCTGTGGCTGTCACCGTAATTTCCACCGGAAGGTTAGGGTCTTAACCGGCACTGGCAGAGCCGGAAACAGCTCTAACCGTGGCGGTGACGACCTAGAAATGGAGCTAATCCAATACGGCAGCGGcggcggtggaggaggaggtgtTGGTGGTGGCCACCCAGAGGTGGTGACCCCTGTGGAATTGCTAGAGCTGGAGAGAGGCGTAAAGAAGCGTGCTCGAACGAAGTTCACGGCGGAGCAGAAGGAGAAAATGCTTGGCTTTGCAGAGAAACTTGGTTGGAGGATTCAAAGAGACCAAGACGCTGAGATCGAACGCTTCTGCAAAATGACTGGTGTACCCCGACAGGTCTTCAAGGTGTGGATGCATAACCATAAGAACTCTTCTTCGTCGTCTTCAGCTTCTACGGCCACCACCGGCAATGCCTCCTCTACTCTTACTCAATAg
- the LOC122645228 gene encoding putative F-box protein At4g38870, whose protein sequence is MPKIASSRTTSSCIVSGNEDLMINILSRLTVKVLSTFKCVSKQWNMLISDPYFVSSHQARATQDPNVLKVLWVDYRDGSIGVCSIREKEERIVTVDLTWPNYPDSFLRQDFIIMEGRPCNGLICLLAGGYEGDTLVCNPATGNTMEIQRGNKRKHTYVQGLGYCSSRNEFKVVRLCERSKLDKSIPENNHWYGCELFTVGQRGALGTNLPQHSRSWRYVGDLPFEIENPICRAMCYVNGSAHWMIGYGNSSSSEFILSLDLELEEFKVIARPVDWAEDENFDYMMPIAMHLMELEGKLCVADNVFSREVLEIWVLKDYNKSIWSKEYEIDLETIDLKHSLRYFPIVGLWRGQLLLEGKCNRMLCYDQKTNSYEEVVQLEPFHNYGGSATFVENLITPF, encoded by the coding sequence ATGCCTAAAATAGCAAGTAGTAGAACCACCAGCAGTTGTATTGTTTCAGGAAATGAAGATTTAATGATCAACATCCTTTCTCGGCTAACAGTGAAGGTACTCTCAACATTCAAGTGCGTCAGCAAACAATGGAACATGTTGATATCTGatccttattttgttagttcacACCAAGCTCGAGCAACCCAAGATCCCAACGTTCTTAAAGTGCTTTGGGTAGATTATCGGgatgggtcgattggggtttgTTCAATCAgggaaaaggaagagaggataGTTACCGTTGATTTGACATGGCCAAATTATCCTGATTCATTCCTCCGGCAAGATTTTATTATAATGGAAGGGCGTCCTTGTAATGGGTTGATTTGCCTTCTTGCTGGTGGTTATGAGGGTGACACTTTGGTTTGTAACCCAGCAACGGGAAACACTATGGAAATCCAAAGAGGCAATAAGAGAAAACATACTTATGTTCAGGGACTTGGGTATTGTTCCTCACGCAATGAATTCAAAGTAGTACGCCTATGTGAAAGGTCGAAACTTGATAAGAGTATCCCTGAGAACAACCACTGGTATGGGTGTGAGTTATTTACTGTAGGTCAAAGAGGAGCCCTGGGAACAAATCTTCCGCAACATTCACGTTCATGGAGATATGTAGGGGATCTACCTTTTGAAATTGAGAATCCAATATGCAGGGCCATGTGTTATGTAAATGGGAGTGCCCACTGGATGATTGGGTATGGAAACTCGTCTTCCTCTGAATTCATTCTTTCTCTggatcttgaacttgaagagttCAAAGTAATTGCACGCCCAGTGGATTGGGCAGAAGATGAGAATTTTGATTACATGATGCCCATCGCCATGCATCTCATGGAGTTGGAAGGTAAGCTATGCGTTGCAGATAATGTCTTTAGTAGAGAAGTTTTGGAGATATGGGTGCTGAAGGACTACAATAAATCCATCTGGAGCAAGGAGTATGAAATTGATCTTGAGACTATTGATCTTAAACATTCTTTGCGTTATTTTCCTATAGTTGGCTTATGGAGGGGACAGCTTCTTCTTGAAGGTAAGTGTAATCGAATGTTGTGTTATGATCAAAAAACCAATTCCTATGAAGAGGTCGTCCAATTGGAACCGTTTCATAACTATGGAGGATCGGCCACATTTGTTGAAAATCTTATTACACCATTTTGA